A window of the Tiliqua scincoides isolate rTilSci1 chromosome 5, rTilSci1.hap2, whole genome shotgun sequence genome harbors these coding sequences:
- the LOC136654338 gene encoding olfactory receptor 11H6-like, translating into MAGNILIIALIVTDGHLHTPMYFLLGNLSLLEICYTSNILPKVLASFASGDRTISVWGCLVQFYVFCSLVVTECCLLAVMSLDRYLAICRPLHYAMIMKDKVCLSLAAGSWVSGFSSMYVMLYLVSTLTFCGPNEIDHFFCDLSPLLQITCSETYIIEWTTLVFSSLSTFPPFLLTLASYVFVISTILRIPSTAGRKKAFLTCSSHLIVVTMFYGTLIIVYVLPKHKMPHVLHKILSLL; encoded by the coding sequence ATGGCAGGGAACATCCTCATCATAGCCCTCATTGTGACTGATGGTCATCTTCACACCCCAATGTACTTTTTGTTGGGAAACTTGTCATTGCTGGAGATCTGCTACACCTCCAACATCCTGCCCAAAGTCCTTGCTAGCTTTGCAAGTGGAGACAGAACCATTTCTGTTTGGGGATGTTTGGTTCAGTTTTATGTTTTTTGTTCTCTTGTGGTTACAGAATGTTGTCTCCTAGCAGTGATGTCCTTAGATCGGTATCTAGCCATCTGCAGACCGCTACACTATGCGATGATCATGAAAGACAAGGTATGCCTTAGCCTGGCAGCTGGATCATGGGTTAGCGGGTTCTCATCCATGTACGTCATGTTGTACCTCGTGTCAACATTAACCTTTTGTGGCCCCAATGAAAttgaccacttcttctgtgatctTTCACCTCTCCTGCAAATCACCTGCAGTGAGACGTATATAATAGAATGGACAACTTTAGTATTCTCCTCATTGTCCACTTTCCCACCATTCTTGTTAACACTGGCCTCCTATGTCTTTGTGATATCCACCATCCTGCGTATTCCATCCACTGCTGGGAGGAAGAAAGCATTCTTGACCTGCTCTTCCCACCTCATTGTTGTTACCATGTTCTATGGGACCCTAATCATAGTGTATGTGTTGCCAAAACACAAAATGCCACATGTTTTACACAAAATCCTCTCTCTCCTATAA